The Candidatus Caldatribacterium sp. genome includes the window CGAATTCATTATACCACAGTTAGATGCCGGAAAAACTCACGTGGTACTCGAGCTTGTAGCCGAATTTCTGGGCTATTTCCTCAAGAGCCTTCCGAATTGCCTTGTAGTCGAACCGGTACTCGTACTTGGCTCCGAAGAGGTTTGATTGTTCCTCAATGGTACCGCTTCTTGGACCGGGAGTCGTGCGGCTCAGCTCCTTTTGGGAACCGAAATCCGCAGAGACCCCAGAACCCTGTTCCTTGAGCATTTCTGCAAAGTGGAGGACTTTTTCGGTGTCATCGATGCGGAAGCGGGCAATGTACTCGAGGCGGTCTTTCCGGAGGAGTGCTTTCCGCTCGGCAATGGGCACAATGAGAGTGAAAACTCCTTTCTTCCCTTCCAGTTTTCCAGAGAGCTCGCGGGCGAGCTTTTGGAATTCCTCATGAATGGGCATGGACTTCCCTTCTTTCTTGAGTAGTGTACATTGTACCACGGAAGTGTGGTATACTTGTAGTGGTTCGTTTCAGGTGGACTTGGTCCTTAATAGGGAAGCCGGTGCGAATCCGGCGCGGTCCCGCCACTGTAACCGGGGAGTGCGGTGCAGCAGTGCCACTGGCGAAAGCCGGGAAGGCGCACCAAGCGAGGATCCGGAAGCCAGGAGACCTGCCTGGGACGTTTCCACCACTCTTCGCGGAAAGAGGAGGTGGGAAAAGGTGATCTGGACTCCGCCCCAGACACTCGAGGTATCCCTCCCTCTCCCCCTCCTCCTTCGCGAATTGTAAGGAGGATGGCGATGCAAAAGAGAGGCTCGGTGTTTCTCGTTCTTTTTGTCCTTTTCCTTTCTCTCGGGTTTTCTGCTTTTGGTCTTGAAGTGGTGGATGATGCGGGAAGGACAGTGCGTCTTTCTGCCTCGGCGAACCGAGTTGTTTCCCTTACCCCTGCGAATACGGAGATTGTTTTTGCCCTTGGGGCAGGAGAGAAACTCGTAGGGGTGACGACGTACTGCGACTACCCTGAAGAGGCGAAGACAAAGGAGAAGGTTGGGAGTGTTACCGAGGTCGACCTCGAGTCATTGGTTCGCCTCTCTCCAGACCTTGTCCTTGCCGGGTCTCTTACCCCCAAGGAGACGATTGACCGTATTGCTGAGCTTGGGTATCCGGTGGTGGTGCTTGACGCAAAGTCCATCGCCCAGGTCCTTGAGGATATAAAGAAAGTGGCTGTTCTCCTTGGGAAGGATAAAGAAGGGGAAAGCCTTGTAGCCTCGATGGAGGAAACAATTCGGAGTATCTCGGGGAAAGTGGCGAACCTTCCTGAGGATTCTCGTCCTTGGGTGTTCCACGTCATTTGGCACGATCCTCTCTGGACGGCGGGAAAGAATACTTTCATTCATGAATTCATAACTTTGGCCGGTGGGCGGAACGTTGCCGAGGACCTTGAGGGGTATGTGACCCTTGACCTTGAGGAGCTCATTCGTCGAGACCCGGACGTCATTACCGTTGTGAGTACCCACGGTAGCGAGAACTTCCCGTACCAGTTCTTGACCTCCGATCCAAGGCTTCAGGTTCTGCAGGCGGTGCAGAACAAAAAGGTCTTCATTGTTGATAGCGACATCGTTTCCCGGCCCGGTCCAAGGGTTGTGGAAGCTTTGCGGATTTTTGCCTCCATCATGCATCCGGAGATTTTTCCGCCTCAAGGAGCTGCCATGGGGCAAAACCCTCCTTCCGAGTAACAAGGGACTGACCGAAAAGGACTACCTTTTGCTTTACAGGATGGGTAAGTACTGTGATGTAGGCTCGGACGAGGTTGGCGATGGTTGCTTCTTGAAAGGTGAAAGAGGTACCGTCGGCAAGGAGAATCGTCGTTCGGAGGTGCTTGTGACCCTCTGGGATTTCGACGATGATGCTCTGAACATCTTCATTCCGGAAGACAAAAGCTCTCTTTTCCACAGTGTGCTCCCCCTTTTTGGGGAGTAAGTATAATCGTGCATATGAGGCGTGCAAAGAGGACAGAGACTCTTTTCATTCTCTTTTCCGTTGCGGCGTGCGGGGTGAGCTTCTTTTTTGCCCAGGGGGTGGGCCAGGGCCGGTACAGTCTCTGGGATTCCCTGGCTCTCTTTCGGGTTCCTTTCCTTTCGCCAAGTGAGCGAACTATTCTCTTTGCCATTCGCCTTCCAAGAATTCTCCTCGCCTTCCTTGTGGGTGGAGGGCTTTCCCTTTCGGGAGCAGTTCTCCAGGGGATTTTCCAGAATCCCCTGGTGGACCCGTACATCCTTGGGGTGAGTTCCGGAGCCGCCTTCGGAGCGGTGGTGGCGATACTCTCGGGGGTCTACTTCGGTCTCTTCACGGTACCCATTTTTGCCTTTGTGAGTGCTTTGGGGACGGTGTTCTTTGTTTTCCGCCTTGCCCGGGTGGGGAGGAGAATGCCCCTTGAGGTTCTCCTTTTGGCCGGTCTTGCGGTAGGATTTTTCTTCTCGGCGCTCATTTCCCTTGGAATGTTCCTTTCAGGTGAAAACCTCCACCAGGTGGTTTTCTGGACCATGGGGGGATTCTGGGGCCGGGGATGGGGGAATGTGTGGATGGTCCTCCCCTTTTTCGCTGTGGGAGTTACGGTACTTTTGCCCTTCGGGCGGGAGCTCAACGCCTTCATCCTTGGAGAGAAGGTTGCCGAGAGTTTAGGAATCGATGTGGAGCGCACGAAGCGCCTTATGCTTTCCCTGGTTGCTCTCCTTGTTGCGAGTTGTGTGGCCACAAGCGGAGTGATTGGGTTTGTGGGGCTTGTGGTACCCCATATTCTGCGCCTTTTGGGATTCCAGGATCACCGGAAACTCCTGCCCCTCTCCCTTGGTGTCGGTGGAGTGGTACTCCTTTTTGCCGATACTCTTGCCCGGAGCATTATTCACCCCGTGGAACTTCCCGTAGGGGTGGTGACGAGCCTCCTTGGGGTGCCCTTCTTTGTGTACCTCTTGCGTCAGAGAAAGAGGAGCCTATGAAGCCGTACCTTGAGGTCCAGGGGGTTTCCTTTGCGTACCGGGATGGGGAGGAAGTTCTGAGCGGCATTTCCTTTTCCCTTGAGCGGGGTGATTTCGTCGGGGTCCTCGGTCCCAATGGCTCGGGAAAGACCACCCTTCTCTACCTCCTTGCCCGGCTTCTTATCCCGCAGAAGGGAGCAATTTTCCTTGAGGGGAGAGACATAAGGACCTTCCCCCGTCGTCTCTTTGCCCGAAAGGTGGCAGTGGTCTTCCAGGAGGTGCCGGGAAATGTTGACCTCCCCTCTTCTGATATCGTCATGATGGGACGAATTCCCTATCTTTCCCGCTTCCAGAAAGAGACGAGAGCTGATGAAGAGGCGGTGACCTGGGCCATGGAGGTGACGTCCACCCTTGCCTTTGCCGAAGAGCCCTTGAGCGAGCTCTCCGGGGGCGAGCGGCAGCGGGTTCTCATTGCCCGGGCATTAGCCCAGAAACCCGAACTCTTGCTCCTTGACGAACCAACGAGTCACCTCGATGTAGCCCATGAGCTTGAAATTCTCGGGATTCTCAAAAATCTCACCCGTATGGGAATCACCGTTTTTGCCATTTTCCATGACGTCAATCTCGTGGCCCAGTTCTGCGAAAAGGCGCTGCTCCTCAAGGCCGGCTACCTTCTCCGTTTCGGTAAGGTTTCGGAGGTTCTCTCTGAAGCCTCTTTAGAGGAGCTCTTCGGGGTGCCTTTTGTGGAGGTGGCCAACCCCTTTGCCTTTCGGTCGCTTTTTTTGCCTTTGCAGCGCCCCGGAAGGGAACGCAAAAAGAAACAGGTACACCTCATATGTGGCGGAGGAAGTGGGTTAGCGGTCATGCGGCTTTTGTACGAAGAGGGTTTTTCGGTAAGTGTCGGGGTGGTGAACCGCTTCGATTCCGATGAGGAGATGGCAGAGCGCCTCGGATTTCAGGTGGTACGGGAGAAACCTTTTTCTCCTCTGAGCGACGATGCTCTCAGGGAAGCCCTGACCCTTGCTCGAGAATCCGATTTTGTCGTCATCGCTCCGACCTTCTGGGGGTGGGGGAATGTCCGCAATCTCGACCTTGCCCTTGCGCTCCAGAGGGAAGGAAAGAGAATCCTTATTTTCTCTGACGCCCTGAAAGAAGATCGGGATTACACCGGGGGAGAGGCCAGGGGGAAACTCTGTTCCCTCCTTGAGGGAGGAGGGGTGGTCGTGGACCATCCGAGAGCCCTTCTCCGCCATATGGTATAATGCTTGCAAAAGGTAAAGGAGGAGACAGTGATGCTGCGGAGGGGTCTGGTGGTCCTCTTTGTGGTCCTCTGTGTGGGGGGTGCTTTGGGCTTTGCCCAGGCACAGGTTTTACTCCGTTTCACCCTCCATCCGCAGATTTACATTTCCATTCCTCGCTCAGCAGATGTCAACGTTTCTGTGGATCGGGGAGAGGGTGGAACCTACACGATTGGTGATCCCATAACCATTCGGTACCGGACGAATCGCGATGGGTACGTGAACCTCATCGACTACCTTCCGGATGGCAGTGTGCGAGTCCTTGTTCGGAACCGGTTTGTTCGCTCCGGGATTAGCGAGACCTATTCCGGTACGGTTTCCGGTCCTGGAGGAATAGAGCGTCTGGTGGTTCTCCTTACTCCTTCTCCGGTTTCCGACGGAGACCTTGAGCGGTTCATAAGAGCGCCGCATCAGGCAGGTCGTATTTTCCATGGCCAGTACGCTACCGACCGAACCCACTTTGAGGTTGTTGCTCGAATGCAGGGTACTGTC containing:
- a CDS encoding cobalamin-binding protein, producing the protein MQKRGSVFLVLFVLFLSLGFSAFGLEVVDDAGRTVRLSASANRVVSLTPANTEIVFALGAGEKLVGVTTYCDYPEEAKTKEKVGSVTEVDLESLVRLSPDLVLAGSLTPKETIDRIAELGYPVVVLDAKSIAQVLEDIKKVAVLLGKDKEGESLVASMEETIRSISGKVANLPEDSRPWVFHVIWHDPLWTAGKNTFIHEFITLAGGRNVAEDLEGYVTLDLEELIRRDPDVITVVSTHGSENFPYQFLTSDPRLQVLQAVQNKKVFIVDSDIVSRPGPRVVEALRIFASIMHPEIFPPQGAAMGQNPPSE
- a CDS encoding iron ABC transporter permease, with amino-acid sequence MRRAKRTETLFILFSVAACGVSFFFAQGVGQGRYSLWDSLALFRVPFLSPSERTILFAIRLPRILLAFLVGGGLSLSGAVLQGIFQNPLVDPYILGVSSGAAFGAVVAILSGVYFGLFTVPIFAFVSALGTVFFVFRLARVGRRMPLEVLLLAGLAVGFFFSALISLGMFLSGENLHQVVFWTMGGFWGRGWGNVWMVLPFFAVGVTVLLPFGRELNAFILGEKVAESLGIDVERTKRLMLSLVALLVASCVATSGVIGFVGLVVPHILRLLGFQDHRKLLPLSLGVGGVVLLFADTLARSIIHPVELPVGVVTSLLGVPFFVYLLRQRKRSL
- a CDS encoding ABC transporter ATP-binding protein; amino-acid sequence: MKPYLEVQGVSFAYRDGEEVLSGISFSLERGDFVGVLGPNGSGKTTLLYLLARLLIPQKGAIFLEGRDIRTFPRRLFARKVAVVFQEVPGNVDLPSSDIVMMGRIPYLSRFQKETRADEEAVTWAMEVTSTLAFAEEPLSELSGGERQRVLIARALAQKPELLLLDEPTSHLDVAHELEILGILKNLTRMGITVFAIFHDVNLVAQFCEKALLLKAGYLLRFGKVSEVLSEASLEELFGVPFVEVANPFAFRSLFLPLQRPGRERKKKQVHLICGGGSGLAVMRLLYEEGFSVSVGVVNRFDSDEEMAERLGFQVVREKPFSPLSDDALREALTLARESDFVVIAPTFWGWGNVRNLDLALALQREGKRILIFSDALKEDRDYTGGEARGKLCSLLEGGGVVVDHPRALLRHMV